DNA sequence from the Synechococcus sp. UW179A genome:
TCCGAACACTCAGTGATCTAGTAGATGGCGTAGAAGTCGATGTCCCCAAACGCCTTTACTACCGCGACAACAGTCAGGGACTGCTGATTGATCTGCAACCTGGACCGCAGCTGCTCAAAGGTCGAGACCTTGAGGGTTTCCTGCGCTGGAGACATGATGAGGAAGGTGACCTGGGTCGTCTGGCACGACAGCAGCTCGTGCTGAAAAGCCTTTTCAGCCGACTCACCCGTCCTGAACACCTCGTGAAACTTCCAGCCCTGATCAAAGAGGCAGGCAACAACCTTGAGACCGATCTGGGTGCAATGGAGCTGGGCGGATTGATCACGGCTATGGGGCTGACGGAACTGGAAACCGAACGTCTTGATGCACGCCCCTTCTATCGGAACGGAATCAGTTATCTCGACACTGAATGGCCTGCGCAACAGAGCGGTGGTGAAGCCAGTGAATCCAGCAGCCGGCGCTACCGCTTCCTCTACTGAGCCAACGACGAGCCTTCATCGCCTAAGCCATTCACAATGGCGACGCCGGCGGTTGCATCTGTGGACAGGAATCTGCTGCGACAGAGCATCAGGCTCGGGGTAAGCATCCTGATTACCTGCGCCATTGCTCAGCACTTCCAGCGCATCACCTATCTCTGGTATCCACTTCTGGCTGTCAACCTGATCGTCGACGACCAGGACGAGAACAGTATTCGAGCTGCCCGAGGACGCATCCTCGGAACAGTGACAGGTGGGCTAATCACCTTTCTGGTGCATTCGATCATGAGTGGCTGGATCGGCATCCTAATGAGCCTGTTGATCACGATTCCGCTGCTGCGGCGGTTTGGCTGGGCCAGTGGCATGTCCACAGCCGTGACAGTCACCGTCATGTTTCTGGGCATTCACGAATACGCCACGCTGAGCTGGGACTACGTGCTCAACCGCAGCATCGACACGCTGGTGGGAATCGTCGTGGCACTGGTGATGGGTCGTCTGCTCTGGCCGAAGAATCGACTGGCTCGCATGCAATACCTACATGAACAGCTCACCAAGCTTCTGCAAACAAGGGTCGAAGCCCACAGTCTTGCGCTGCAGGGCATGGGCTCTCCTCCACCTGAAATCCAACCTGCAGTAATCACGAACCAGCTTCTGGAGCTGCAGCGCCTGATCAATGTGGAGCTGAGTCTGGGGCCTCGTCATGTGCAGCGACTAGATCGCGATCATTGGCGCCAATGCCTCAGTTTGTGGCGCTGCCAACAGGTGCGCTGGATACTCGTGGAACGGCTGATTGAGCGGCTTCACCGCGACAAGGGGAGCGAATATCTCCCTGCACTTGGGAGATACCTGGTTGAACGACCAGCACCCCGACGTCGACTGGATCTGAACGGCTGCGATGAAGGGTTGTCGTTACCTCAACGGATCGCTCTTGAAGAGCAGGTGACTCGCTTCCGACGGGTGCTGACGTGCCAGCAACTACTCAATGCTGAGCGATCATCATGAGCGGCAGTAGAAAACAACCCAATCGCTGGATCCAACGGTCCGACATTCGGCTCGCCCTGGTGACGGGTCTAGGTGCAGGCTTCGGGTTGCTCAACACTGTTCCTTACGGCTACTACGTGCCTCTTTGCACAGCCGCGGTGCTGTCGGGAAGCTACGGCAACTCGATGAAGCTGAGCATTCAACGCATCCTCGGGTCGGTGATGGGTGTGTTGATCGCGGTGCTCTTCTCGCGCGGCCTTGAACTTCCTCTACCCCTTGGGCTCGGTCTTGCTCTCGCCAGCGTTCGTCTGCTCGGAGGTGCTCTTGGATTGCAGGTGGGATACAAGGTCGCCGGCAACATCGTGATCATGGGCTGGCTAGTCCACAGCGCAGAGGAATCAATCTGGGGCATGGCTCGCCTGTTCTGGACAGCCTTCGGCATCGCACTATCGCTGTGGGCAACTCGCTACGTCTGGCCCAGTGGCACGATTCCGTCGCTTCATCGGCAGTTCGCCCGCTTCATCGACGAACTAATCCAAGAATTTGAGCTAGAGAGACAACGGCTGGAGGCGGAAACTCCCACACGAATCTCAATGACCAATCGCAGGGACCGACGCACCGAGATCCTGCAACAACTCAATGCCCTGAGACAGCAACGGGATCAGGCCCAAGTGGAACTAGGCCTAAATCCGGAGAACCACCCGCTGCACCAGCTCTGGACAGCACTTGATTTACTGATCTCCCAGCTGATTTCAGTGCTGGACGGCTTGCGAGGATTACCGGCACCAATCCAGTCACCGCTCAGCATCAAAGCCCTTCATCTTGAAGAGGCGGAAGTTATCAAGCATCAGATCAAACTCTTGACTGCCCTGTCCGGAAACCTGCGCCAGCCCGATTTAACCGAGAAGCAGTGCCTGGATCTGCAAGCCCTGATGGTGCTGAACAGAGATCTAGAAGCAGTGGCTGAACAGCTGACGACCAGCCTCGAATTGCATGCTGGACGCAAGGGCAAGGAGGCAGACATTTCCCCAGAGCGGATGCGACAGATCGTTCTGCGCACATCCCTGATTGAGCATGGAGCTTCCGTGATGCACGACTGCCTGCCGGGAATGGCCAGATCGAAGCCTGTCACTTCAACTCGCTGAAGTTGTTGTACGGCGTCAGGATCAAGGCCCTCAAGGACACCAGGCTCATCCCTTGATCAGGTCGTTCATCAGGGGTTCATTTCTGATCCCGATTGTTGGCCTGCTGTTACCGGCGGCCTCTACAGCCACTCCAGATGGAGGAACTCCAGCGCGCCTGAATTACGGCGGCAATACCTATCAGCTCGAACGCAGCTGGAGCGAACTGAACCAACAACTCGACAGCCTGGACACGCTGTTGGGCCCTGCGACAGACCTTGATGATTCGGACGACCTAAAGGCGCCGGAACTGCCATCCAATCTCATCGACGCCAACCGCCCGGCAGAAGATGCTCTCAGTGAAGAAGACAGCATTCCAGATCCACCTCTCAGTCTTCCTGGACTGGCTGATCAAAACTCCAAGGTGAAATCCGTAAGCCTGAAGCAGGCCATCGCGATTGCCTTCCGCAACAACCCCGAACTTCAGATTCAACGGGAGCAGATAGCTGCGCAGGGCGCCAGGGTCGCCTCGCTCTCAGGGGCTTACTGGCCCACCATCAGCGTGTTTGCCGATCTAGAGGGTTTCCAGAACGGCAGCACCACCTTTTCGCCTTACGGCAACAACAACTTCGGATTTGGTTCTCTGTTCGCTAAAGAGGGCCAGACACCCAATTTCGCGCTCACCAAGAACGACAAGAAGATCAGCGGCAGTACTTCAGGCCCCTTCTACATACCAGCAGGAGGGGGGTTATATGCCGACTCCAATGGCGTTGACTCGCAAGCGGGCCTGCAACTCAACTACGCGCTGATCGATTTCGCCCGCACGCCAAGGGTCCGCTCCGCCGATGCCAAGCTGCAGCAGTTCAAACAGCAGTACGCCAACCAGCTCCGAGCGCTGCAACTCGAGATCAGTGAGGCTTACTACCAGCTTCAGCTGAATGAGCAGTTGGTACGCATTCGTGATGCAGTGGTACGAACCGACTTGATCGTGCTGGAAGATACGCTGAATCTCAAACAGGCAGGGCTCGTACCGCGGGTGGATCTTTTGCGCCGCAATGCAACCCTCGCAACTGATCAGGAGGAACTGATCCAGGCTCTGGCGGATCGAGCTGTTTCAAGAAGAGCGTTATGGACCCTGTTAAATCTGCCCGCCGATGTGGTTCCTAGTGCAGGCGACGCAATCAGGCTGGCACCAGCCTGGCCACTGAGTCTTGAACAGTCCTTGCTAGCCGCCTACGACAGCAACCCCGAGCTTGATGCGATCCTCGCCACGCGACGGGCCCTGGCATTGCAGCAGGACGAAACGGCAGCTCAGCTCCTGCCCAAGCTGAGCCTGTTCGCGTCCGTGGGAGGCATGGCATCGGTAGAACGCACTTTCAACTTCTCTTTAATGGGCGAAGGATGCTGCGGTGGCACGTTTTTTCCCCTCGAGCAGGTGGCGGGATACGACTGGTCGGTTGGGCTCGCTTTCAACTGGATGATTTTCAATGCTGGTGCAACGGCGAACGCCGTGAAAGCCCTTTCTTTGCAGGAGCAGGCAGCAAGCCAGTCGTACGCGGCCACCCGCAACAGCATCCGGCTTCGCCTCGAACGGGCTTTCCTGAATCATGAAGCAAGTCTGGCCAAGCTGGTTTCGGCGCGGCGTGCAGTAGGAGCAAGCAAGGAAGCCTTCCGAGACAGCACACTCCGCTACAAGACAGGACTCACCAATGAAGTGGATCTCTCAGTGACTCAGACACAGCTGGTTGATTCACTGGTGAACCGCCTAATCGCAAC
Encoded proteins:
- a CDS encoding LCP family protein; translation: MDDARKVRPKTLLLSAIVGLTGGFLLAIPLSRSLMPESEAPLLLPVSNPFSAWSVFDNREILVLGVDEGGGNTDAIFTLKVEGGRTSITQIPRDSFIDSHSFGPVKANALYAYGGHEAVKTELSRLMGRPIDHHILVNLNGIRTLSDLVDGVEVDVPKRLYYRDNSQGLLIDLQPGPQLLKGRDLEGFLRWRHDEEGDLGRLARQQLVLKSLFSRLTRPEHLVKLPALIKEAGNNLETDLGAMELGGLITAMGLTELETERLDARPFYRNGISYLDTEWPAQQSGGEASESSSRRYRFLY
- a CDS encoding FUSC family protein, translated to MATPAVASVDRNLLRQSIRLGVSILITCAIAQHFQRITYLWYPLLAVNLIVDDQDENSIRAARGRILGTVTGGLITFLVHSIMSGWIGILMSLLITIPLLRRFGWASGMSTAVTVTVMFLGIHEYATLSWDYVLNRSIDTLVGIVVALVMGRLLWPKNRLARMQYLHEQLTKLLQTRVEAHSLALQGMGSPPPEIQPAVITNQLLELQRLINVELSLGPRHVQRLDRDHWRQCLSLWRCQQVRWILVERLIERLHRDKGSEYLPALGRYLVERPAPRRRLDLNGCDEGLSLPQRIALEEQVTRFRRVLTCQQLLNAERSS
- a CDS encoding FUSC family protein yields the protein MSGSRKQPNRWIQRSDIRLALVTGLGAGFGLLNTVPYGYYVPLCTAAVLSGSYGNSMKLSIQRILGSVMGVLIAVLFSRGLELPLPLGLGLALASVRLLGGALGLQVGYKVAGNIVIMGWLVHSAEESIWGMARLFWTAFGIALSLWATRYVWPSGTIPSLHRQFARFIDELIQEFELERQRLEAETPTRISMTNRRDRRTEILQQLNALRQQRDQAQVELGLNPENHPLHQLWTALDLLISQLISVLDGLRGLPAPIQSPLSIKALHLEEAEVIKHQIKLLTALSGNLRQPDLTEKQCLDLQALMVLNRDLEAVAEQLTTSLELHAGRKGKEADISPERMRQIVLRTSLIEHGASVMHDCLPGMARSKPVTSTR
- a CDS encoding TolC family protein; amino-acid sequence: MIRSFIRGSFLIPIVGLLLPAASTATPDGGTPARLNYGGNTYQLERSWSELNQQLDSLDTLLGPATDLDDSDDLKAPELPSNLIDANRPAEDALSEEDSIPDPPLSLPGLADQNSKVKSVSLKQAIAIAFRNNPELQIQREQIAAQGARVASLSGAYWPTISVFADLEGFQNGSTTFSPYGNNNFGFGSLFAKEGQTPNFALTKNDKKISGSTSGPFYIPAGGGLYADSNGVDSQAGLQLNYALIDFARTPRVRSADAKLQQFKQQYANQLRALQLEISEAYYQLQLNEQLVRIRDAVVRTDLIVLEDTLNLKQAGLVPRVDLLRRNATLATDQEELIQALADRAVSRRALWTLLNLPADVVPSAGDAIRLAPAWPLSLEQSLLAAYDSNPELDAILATRRALALQQDETAAQLLPKLSLFASVGGMASVERTFNFSLMGEGCCGGTFFPLEQVAGYDWSVGLAFNWMIFNAGATANAVKALSLQEQAASQSYAATRNSIRLRLERAFLNHEASLAKLVSARRAVGASKEAFRDSTLRYKTGLTNEVDLSVTQTQLVDSLVNRLIATVDVNVTYAQLLRELLPMPRDPDSTVPTELTLEGFSMHELNQP